Proteins from one Burkholderia sp. genomic window:
- a CDS encoding IS5 family transposase — protein sequence MRKDIHKTGEPKARYRVRNWAAYNEGLINRGNVTIWIDEAVLARIPDAIPTRGRPCLYGDTLIQALLGVLGVKTVYRLTLRALQGFTQSLRDLAFPSLLVPNYTTLCRRAKTLDVELPILRDKEPIHLVVDSTGLKVYGEGEWKVRQHGYSKRRTWRKVHLALNANTGQVHAALMTNQNVADGDALAQLLDQIPREEQIDVIGGDGAYDTKPCHAAIAARSAVPSMPPREGAVHWPADMPGAAWRNGAVNAIARDGRRAWKQESGYHRRSLAENAMYRFKTLTGNCLWARHIDSQATEASVRVGVISRMADLARPQSVRIA from the coding sequence ATGCGCAAGGACATACACAAGACAGGTGAGCCGAAGGCACGCTACCGTGTCAGGAATTGGGCGGCCTATAATGAAGGCCTGATCAACCGGGGGAACGTAACAATATGGATAGATGAAGCCGTCCTTGCCAGAATACCCGATGCCATACCCACACGTGGTCGCCCGTGTCTATACGGCGATACGCTGATTCAGGCATTACTTGGCGTACTTGGCGTGAAGACCGTCTATCGACTGACCTTGCGCGCCCTGCAAGGTTTCACCCAAAGTCTGCGCGATTTGGCCTTCCCGAGCTTGCTGGTGCCGAATTACACCACGCTCTGTCGCCGGGCAAAAACGCTTGATGTCGAACTGCCGATCCTTCGTGACAAGGAACCGATCCATCTGGTTGTCGACAGCACCGGTCTGAAGGTCTATGGAGAAGGTGAATGGAAGGTGCGCCAGCACGGCTACTCGAAGCGGCGCACGTGGCGTAAAGTCCATCTCGCGCTCAACGCGAATACAGGTCAAGTGCATGCCGCGCTAATGACGAATCAGAATGTGGCTGACGGTGACGCTCTGGCCCAGTTGCTCGACCAGATTCCACGCGAAGAACAAATCGATGTCATCGGCGGTGATGGTGCCTACGACACCAAGCCATGCCATGCGGCCATTGCTGCACGCAGTGCTGTTCCTTCGATGCCGCCACGCGAGGGCGCCGTTCATTGGCCAGCGGATATGCCCGGTGCGGCGTGGCGTAATGGCGCGGTTAATGCAATTGCCCGTGACGGGCGGCGAGCATGGAAGCAAGAAAGTGGCTACCACCGGCGATCGCTTGCTGAGAATGCGATGTATCGGTTCAAGACCCTCACCGGCAACTGTCTCTGGGCGCGTCACATCGACTCGCAGGCGACCGAGGCCTCCGTTCGCGTCGGAGTCATCAGCCGTATGGCGGACCTCGCTCGTCCGCAATCCGTGCGTATCGCCTGA
- the hemB gene encoding porphobilinogen synthase, translating into MSFHPLHRPRRMRRDDFSRRLMRENLLTTNDLILPVCVVEGKNVRQAVSSMPGVERVSIDLLMGVAEQCVALGVPVLSLFPAIEPSLKTPDGRAATNPAGLIPCAVRELKKYCPDLGVLTDVALDPYTSHGQDGVLDENGYVINDLTLKILNEQAQAQAEAGVDIVAPSDMMDGRIGTIRAMLESEGHIHTRIMAYSAKYASAFYGPFRDAVGSASNLGKGNKMTYQMDPSNSDEALREVRLDIEEGADMVMVKPGMPYLDIVRRVKDEFRFPTYVYQVSGEYTMLKAAVQNGWLDHDRVVLESLLAFKRAGADGVLTYFALDAARLLRDQK; encoded by the coding sequence ATGAGCTTCCATCCCTTGCACCGTCCGCGTAGAATGCGACGCGACGACTTCTCGCGTCGCTTGATGCGCGAAAATCTCCTCACCACCAACGACCTGATCTTGCCGGTATGCGTTGTCGAGGGCAAGAACGTGCGCCAAGCGGTGTCGTCGATGCCCGGCGTCGAGCGCGTCTCGATCGACCTTTTGATGGGTGTTGCCGAGCAGTGCGTCGCGCTCGGCGTGCCGGTGCTCTCTCTGTTCCCAGCAATTGAGCCGTCGCTCAAGACGCCTGACGGTCGCGCGGCGACCAATCCAGCGGGCTTGATCCCGTGCGCAGTGCGCGAACTGAAGAAGTATTGCCCCGATCTCGGCGTGCTGACCGACGTCGCGCTCGATCCATACACGAGCCACGGCCAGGACGGCGTCCTTGACGAGAACGGCTACGTGATCAACGACTTGACGCTCAAGATCCTCAACGAGCAGGCGCAGGCGCAGGCGGAGGCCGGCGTTGATATCGTCGCGCCGTCGGACATGATGGACGGTCGGATAGGCACGATCCGCGCAATGCTCGAGAGCGAGGGACACATCCACACGCGCATCATGGCCTACTCGGCCAAGTATGCCTCGGCGTTCTACGGCCCGTTCCGCGATGCGGTCGGTTCGGCTTCGAACCTCGGCAAGGGCAACAAGATGACTTACCAGATGGACCCGTCGAACTCCGACGAGGCCCTGCGCGAAGTCCGCCTCGACATCGAGGAAGGTGCCGACATGGTGATGGTCAAGCCCGGCATGCCATATCTCGATATCGTACGTCGTGTGAAGGACGAGTTTCGCTTCCCGACCTATGTTTACCAGGTAAGCGGCGAATATACGATGCTGAAGGCTGCCGTGCAGAACGGCTGGCTCGATCACGACAGGGTAGTACTCGAGTCGCTGCTCGCCTTCAAGCGCGCCGGCGCGGATGGCGTACTGACCTATTTCGCGCTCGATGCGGCGCGACTACTGCGCGATCAGAAGTAA